The Oncorhynchus masou masou isolate Uvic2021 chromosome 14, UVic_Omas_1.1, whole genome shotgun sequence region TGGGCAGTGGCTAAATACATTTATCTGGCAGACTATTGGCAAATATGCACTGGTATTACTTGAGCAGCATTCTATGTGACAGGGATGAGCAAGTCTGGTCCACGGGGGCCTGAGTGCATGTCTGTTGTCTTTTGTTCTCTCCAAATCAGCATGTGATTTATAAACCAGGTATGGCATCAGTGGATTAATTAAGTGCCAGGCGAAAGAGAAAAGCAGCAGACACTCAGGTCCCTACAGGAGTTGCCTACCCCTGATACTCTTGTGTGTTCTAGCCAGTCAGCTTAAGGGGGCCACTCTTAACAAACTCCTTGATAAAACATGAGACTCAAGGAGATGTTGAAGGTGAAATTATACATTTTATTAAAATTTTCAGTCAATACATGTCACGGTACCATTCTAAGACAAATACACACAAAAGAAACGTTAAGGCACAACAGGATGACAGTGTTTTCCACATGTATGAATCCATCCACCAGAGCATTTCAGTGACTAATATTTGTAAAAAGAGGTGCTCTGCTTTCCCCATGCATTATAGACACTGTAGTCCTCAAAGGTTCTCTGTTCACTTTATTATAACGTCAGAGGAATTCAGAGCTCAGTCTCTGTCACCATAGTGAAAAGAGCTTGCGTTCCTCCATCTCCTTTCCTGCATGGCCACTGATTTGAAAGGACTTGGTAGGCAAGACTAATAGTACTGTGAAAATCTATGTAGGCCTCGTCCTTTCACCTATCAGTGGTCAAGTCTGAGGACATTATTGAAGACATGTTTCTGGGTATTGGAACATGTTGAAGGACTGTTCTCCAGTTTTTAGCAACACTTCATGTTGTAATAAGAACACAGTATGGTTCCTAAACATGACTCATTCTCTGGTGTTGTTTTTCAACTTCTTCAGGTCCTCTTTAAGTGTTTCTGATTAATCAAGTGGGAAAGTAAATGCAGATTTAGGAATCAACAGGTCTCGTGTTAAAACCGGGGCATTTAAATTACCAGAGGTTTGGCACATACTAAGGCACATTAGTTTGAAGCAGTACGCAAAGAGTAAAAGGTAAAAGGGGTGGGGAACCCAAAAATGACTTTAAACCATTTAGAATGTGTCCTTACTTGAACTTAGATGCACCAATGGAGTTGCAGTCTCTTTCCACTGAGTGTCCTGAGATCAGGCTTATTTATAATGATGATACACAGCAATTATACTTATAGTGTCAGTACACTAATCCTAATATTCTTGTTATGATCCTTCATATCATTATTCTGATGTTGACTGAGCAACACCACAAAACCAGCATTGAAACAGATCTTTTGCATGACCTGAGTTTGAGATCTCTATATGCCAACACCCATAAGAAACCTCTAACATCTGAGTCACTCTTTTCAAGACATAGTAACACCATTTTCTTTTGAATTAAATTTTGCATCACAGTGGTTTAACTGTCAACTGAGGATCTTAACAGTGTAGTCGAGTGTTTAACACATGAGAATGCGCGCAAAATTTCTGTCAAAAGACTAAATTCTCTTGAGGCTCATGGAGTCACCACACTTTTAGCAGAGAATCATATATTACACTTATTGAAATGCTTCACAATTTCATCTGACAAAAATCACAGTGACAGTGTTAAGGCGAGTTTGTGTGGAACTTTGCATTGTGAAAATACTGCAAATTTTATCCTTATtgagctgtagaacagaacagaacacatgtCAAAACTCACTCAGCATAGGGTTAATGCCTGTGATTGTGTTCTGGTCTTGAGGTCTTCAGTGACTGGACGTAGTGGGGAAGGGTGTAGGAGACGCCAGGGGCTTGGAATTGAAAGGCATCCTTGGGGAATGTTCAGACGTGTTTTACAAGCCTCCATCATCACCATCGCCTGCAGTGACAAAGCATAGTCCGATCAGATCACTGGCACAGGAGTTAGATGAGATATGGCTGCTATTGGTTACATTCTCTTTGTAACAATCAAAGCCAGAAGGGTCAAAGGTtagcaaacagagagagaaaaggagagtgagGAACAGGTAGAGGGAAGGTAGAGAAAGAAAGcaggacagaaagagacagagagagagagagagagagagagagagagttagttgaAGCCTACTCTACCATATCAGACTGTCATCTCACCTCAGAAGAGGGCGCAGGACTTGGGGGGTCTGAAGGGGTTGTCGCTGGAGGGCACCCCCATGAGGAGAGGGTCTTTATGGGCGTTCTGCAGGCAGAAGGTCTTCAGGTCCGCTGCTGCCTGGGACACCTGAGAGTGGAAACAGAGACACTGTCAGTTCCATTATACTTTAATTCTGTGTCATAAAGGCTACATAAGACTGCAGTAAAGATGACATATCAATGTCAAAGACATTAATGAGAATGAGTCATCATTGACAGTGACAGCGTTTTCTTTAAAGAAGTTCCAAGTAAATTGAGCTCAATCCTGCTCTACTTAGCTTCTACTTGTTTTAACTCAGCttttcaagagagacctggtccacaCATCAATAAATAGAGGGGCCAACACTTTCACTCTGCCACAATACTCCTACTGATACTCAGTTTAATGAACCTAAAGTAATATGCTCCAAGCTCACACTGTGAGAGAAACTGAGCAATGATCAGCTATTTTCCTAAAGTCCCTACCTAGGACTTGACTCAGCAATAGCATAATGATCTGGTACTTTACTAGACGGTTGTTTCATGGGTGAAGTCTATAACAGTTGTCATAACATTGTAATAACATTGTCCCCATTTACACAAGATGGCACTTTAGGACCAAGTCACAAATGGGCTATGCATTGAGTTTATTATTTATCTAGTTAGTTGATAATATGGTATAAACGCATGTCATAGGCTATAGATAAAATCCTATATTTTTTCTGCATTCTCATATGCCCTTCAAAGCACAGTATGcttgagtgctacagggtggttTAAGGTCTGCGGATTAATCTGTCTTTCTCCTCTAAAAGGAGTAATTTGGCCAACAATCGCACTACTGTCACAGCCACAATCAACAAAGGCCACCACTGTGCTGCATCATTCGCGGAAACTAACCTACGAGCTGTTTGCTTTCTCCGGACAACACAGCCTACTGCAGGAAATCTTCATATTTCACACGATTAACTTAGAGCACAATTAACAGCACATCGTTAACTTCTAAATACATCATAAATACAAACACATCCATTCAAAACGGCGTTAAACTAAGTGAAGAGCTGAGGAGTAGCCTAGACTTGCCATAACACCTATGCATACAGCAATACTAGAACCGCATTATAATCGTACGTTTTTCTTTCGGTAACATGACAGGTGAAAGGCGGCGCTCGATTGAGCACGTCAATTTACGGGCTACTCCGTTAGTCTACGGGACAGCCTGCAGTTTGTTACAATTCTGCAAACAGATGGCATAGTTCCAGTGGAACAGCATTTTGTAACAAATAACGCGATGCTTCCCATAAAATAGTCAAACTTTACATAATATATAGCTTTTCAATAGTTACCAAAGGGCCATGTTGACAAGTCAGCCAGTCACACCAAATGCAGAACAGTTTTTGATCAGTCTTTCTGAATGTAATGTCTTTACCTTGATCCTGCGAACACTCGCCTCTAGGCGAAGTTGTTTTACCACCTTCTGAGCGATAACCAAGTTACTGCTGTTTGCGCTGTTATTCGACATGTCTGCGAGGTCTGTCCAACCGCCAAGTGAAAGTGTCCGGCTATCACTTGAAAGAACGAGATTTTCTGATGAGACCGCTGCGACTCAAGTGCTCCCCCTCTCTGAAAAAACGCACCGCTTTTTTTGCGCAATGTTCTCCACACTGCTATCAGAATGGCCCCTAATTAAAGATGGTTATCAGTAGAGGCACTTATGTGTacatgtaaacaacaacaacaacaacataataataatagatCAGTCAGTTAAACAAATTAATGGGCTATTTTCTGAAAATTAAATGTTCCTTTGGGTTTTATATTGTGTCGCCAATAATACACGGGTTTCTAGGCCTACAGTAGGCGTTGGTGAAGTAAATCAAAGGAAACGTATTTTATTCGAATGGTCTTGGCGCTCTTTtgtataaaaatacatttttctaaacaacCCCAGAACCACGAGGATATCATTAGCGAAATACAGTCTCGTCATGTGCtccttttttaaaatgtttatttataGAGACCCCCATCTACAATGTCACGAGTTTTGGCTCTTCAACACACATTTCTATATTTTAATGACATTTAATTTTAAGCTTTAATCGTCACATTATTATTCAATAGTATAATTATTTATATAACAAGTAGGCTTTTGTATTTTAAAAATAGTCGGTATCTGAAAACTATCAAGGCAACGATAAGCAATACTGTAGTATTATGTTAGTGGATTTTTCTTGTGCACCATTGCCATCTAGCGCCGTCGTATTCGAGGCTGTAAACACAAACTCGTCACATGACAGAGGAATATTGCTCAGTCACTTCAGGAACAGTTCGACGCTCAAATTAGAATTGTTTCCGGTTAAATTGGGGTCAAACAAAGGGGGTTGCACATTACAAGACTTCACAATGCTTATACGAGTAAGTATTGGAGATAAAGagtgaaaacatattttggaAATGCATCGTTTGTGTTGTAAACTATAATATAGAttacaatgtgcaaatgtttATTAGTTGTCTCAGCGGTGCATTCTCGAATCAGATGAATAGTATGCATCATGCACCTGCGACGATTAAAGCTAGCTGGCTTGCCACACTTGTGTAACTTGACCAACATTGTGTAGCTAACCTAACTCATTCCCATCTCCAGCTAGCTAAATTGAATTACTGTTTTTTTTTAAGGAAACCACTGTCAACATTTTACTAACTGTTAATGTGAAATCATGAGTAAACTAGCATTTCCTAAAGTGTGTGTAATGTTCAGAGTTGATGTAAGATCACAATACATTTGATAGCGTTGTCTTGAACACACTTCAAGGGGCCAGAGTTGGAAAAAAAATAACCATGCTATCTCTGAATGTAACTTTAACATATCATTATTGAAATAACCTGCCCAACACTTAAGTTGAGATCTTACAGACAAATGTtaactctttctctctatccccctctcttagAGGGTGTTACAATGTGGAGTGACCGCTTTAAAGTCACGCAGGACCATTCACCACAGTGCTCAATGGAGGAGTCCTCTCGTACCTATCGTTGTGGAGCAGACGGTAAGAATTGGAACCCCAACAGAGTTCTATGTAGGACTGCAACATTTCTATGCAACTTGATTCACTCTTGGTTTGGAACGGTTTAGTTAGTAGTTTTCACCTGTCAGTTCCTGGTTCTTGCTATTCTAGCTGCTTTCCAATGTTCAAagatcttcctctttcttcccctcatTCCTTTTCCTTGTCTTTCTCTTCTTTCCTAGGGTCGAGGAGAGCGTGCGTATGACATCTACTCCCGTCTTCTGAGGGAGAGGATCATCTGTGTAATGGGGCCGGTAAGTCTCACTGTGTATCACTGTCTGTGTAATGGGGCCGGTAATTCTAGCTGTGTGTCACTCTCACTGTGTATCATTGTCTGTGTAATGGGGCCGGTAAGTCTCACTGTGTATCATGGTCTGTGTAATGGGGCCAGTAAGTCTCACTGTGTATCACTGTCTGTGTAATGGGGCCGGTAATTCTAGCTGTGTGTCACTGTCTCACTGTGTATCATTGTCTGTGTAATGGGGCCGGTAATTCTAGCTGTGTGTCACTGTCTCACTGTGGCCGGTATCACTGTGTGTAATGTCTCACTGTGTAATTCTGTGCTGTGTGTCACTGTCTCACTGTGTAATGGGGCAAGTCTACTGTGTATCACTGTCTGTGTAATGGGGCCGGTAATTCTACTGCTGTCGTGTAATGGGGCACTGTCTCACTGTGTATCACTGTCTGTGTAATGGGGCCGGTAATTCTTGCACTGTCTGtgtcactgtcactgtctgtGTAATAGGGCCAGTAagtctgtgtgtgtaatagttTGGGAATCAAAACCTACACCAGGAGACATTGggtatgtttacatgcacactaataatttGATATGAAACAGATTATGGCAGTAATGGTTGCTAGatggaatccccgagctgacaaggttaaaaatctgttgttctgcccctgaacaaggcagttatcccactgttcctaggctgtcatagtaaattagaatttgttattaagacttgcctagttaaataaaaggtaagaaaataaatcaaatgtatacAACTTACTCTGCTTATTGGCGCAAAGTCATAATCGAAGTAAGCCCACACCGATTAAAACATTTGGATTTCTGAGTCTGCTGTTGCAGTTAAGATTAATTTGttaatctctcctctccccctgcctttTTTCAGATTGATGACTCTGTGGCCAGTCTGGTTATTGCTCAACTACTCTTCCTGCAGTCAGAGAGCAACAACAAACCCatccacatgtacatcaacagtCCTGGTAAGAGAATaggggaggagaatagagggggaCCTCCCACAAAGAGTAACATATGGTGGTGCAGGGCATGGTTGGTGTAATAGGGATGGTTACTTTAAAAAGCATGTTTCTTAGAGGGGAAAGAGACCGAGAGAACACAAGTGACATATGGATCAGATGACAGTAATGGGAGATAAAGGGTGCAGTCAAACTCTTTTTACCTTGACTTCAAATTAACGTTAAAGCTGAGATCCATGATAGGCGCAACAACCCCAGGCGCATTTGTCATTGTTTTGAGGAAATGAGCATCCAGCATTGTGGTCAAAAAAGAAATCGTACATACTTGGTTCTTTTGTGCGTGCAATGATGTCAGATGGAAAAAGTGTTTGTTTGAAGTAACTTCTTTGTTGTAATATCGCAAATGGGCATGGCAGGTTCACCGCTATGGATTCCAGCTTTATGGAGAGATAGAAAAGTCTGGGAGAAGAGGAACATCAATGAACTAAATCCAACAAACCATTAATCCTGGTTCACCATGAtgttcctctcctatcctcttttCCCCCAGGCGGTGTTGTGACGGCAGGCCTAGCCATCTACGACACCATGCAGTACATCCTCAACCCTATCTCCACGTGGTGTGTGGGCCAGGCGGCCAGCATGGGCAGTCTTCTCCTGGCTTCGGGCACGGCCGGCATGAGGCACTCCCTGCCCAATGCCCGCATCATGGTGCACCAGCCCTCCGGAGGAGCCAGGGTAAGGCTGGAAAGGGGTAATGGGACTAGGGAGGCAGCAGGAATAGCTGGGGGGGGACAGGTTGAAGTCCGGCAGGTAAGGGGATAAGGGGGGGGAGAACCTGGTAGAGAACCTGGTACAGATGTTGGTTGAACTTGTGTTGCCATCAAAAGCCAGACCTGTGATTGGGCATGTAAATATGAGTTCAGTATTTTGACACCTCAGTTGTCAGTTGCCTTTACATAAcatctgtcttctctctcctgtgtgttatTAGGGTCAGGCTACAGACATTGCCATTCAGGCTGAGGAGATCATGAAGCTAAAGAAACAGATCAATCAACTCTACGCTAAACACACTGGCCAGCTGTTGACACATATAGGTAAGTAGCTAAGGCATCCAGTTCAGTAGTCTGGCTTTAAGTCGCTGCAGGGTTTTTATTTCAGCTGCTCATAAAGATGAGGCAGAGACTAACACAATATGCGCAGAATTTGATTTGGTTGTTTAGCTCTGGGGAAAAGGCATCCAGGGGGACTGAACGGTTTGATTGAAACGTTTAGTCTTATTTCAAATACCCGTAGGGCCACACAGACCTGGGTTTAAATGCATGAAATTATACTTGTTTTGTGTTTTCTAATACGTGCCAGTACTTAAGTGTATTTCCAAGCACATCCCAATATGCAACAATAATATTCCAATAAAAAATACTTCAAAATGTCTTAATATTGTCTGATGGAAAATGTACCATAGCCCCTGAGTCACATGAATTAGTGACTCATAACTAAATTCAAGCACTATTTCAAGGTTAAGTGATTTGATGATTGAGTCCTTCCTCACTCAAAACGCTTTGTAAGAGTGAACTCACCTCAGCCACCACCAATGTGTTGCACATTTTCACCAAAACTCGTAGCCATACAATTATTCCCTTCTGTTTTCTTTCTCCCAGattgtgtgatggagagagatcgTTACATGAGCCCCATTGAGGCACAAGACTTTGGGATCATCGACCGAGTGTTGGTGCATCCTCCCCAGGCAGGCCAGGATGACCCAGAGCTGGTCCAGAAGGAGCCCCCTACCGCCATCTGCCCCTCGCCAGCCTCCTCCACCGAGCAGAGCCCCCCCGGGACCAACCCCCCTCCTCATACAAACCCGAACCCTGACCTCAGACTACCAGGAAGCAGTCCCACACCAATCACAAGCCATCCTCTATCTTCTAACCACCTAAAGGCACTTCTGTAGATCGGAATGGATTGGACAGGTGCAAGCATATGCTGATGTCCCGTAAATCCAAATGTATTGGAGTGGATACTAATATGCGAGAAGTTACAGCGTAGCCTACCACAGGGCAAAGTGGAGCTATTACTATATTGCTTATAACTGTCCAATCCTTTAATTTACAGAAGTGCTCTGGGTGGATAGGGGCCGGTTTGGAACAAAGGACCTGCATTCTATACCTTTGTGCTGGAGAAACCTCTGGGAGAGGAGGCAAAATGCAGCAGTATTAGAATATTTACATTTAAGAATGGTCATTTTTGACCAATCTCAGATTTGTACTGTCCCCCATAATATGCACACTGTATTTACCACAAACAAAGACTGCAGATCTCTACAGTGAAGGAAACAATATAGCCCCCATTTGTACAAGCCATGACACAATTGTGATTGATTTTCACGAACTggaataaaatacattttctttgAGTCACACACCCAACCTGGGCCTGTACTCATAAAGCATCTAAgagtaggagtgttgatctaggatcagttcctCCTGTCCATGCAATCTTATTCATTGTGACAGACAAGGCAAAATggattctagatcagcactcctactcttaaTGGTTTACGAATACAGGCACTGATGTAAAAACAGATTATAATTGTATCAACGCGTGATTTGAGTCTGTAACAAGTAGTGTTTTGATTGCCTCAGTGATGAGATCAACTGAGCCGTTTTCTTTTTCAATATacagaagtcagaagtttacatacaccttagccaagaagtgtacatactcaattagtatttggtagcattgcctttaagttgtttaacttgggtcaaatgtttttggtagccttccacaagctttccacaataacttgggtgaatttttgcccattcctcctgacagagctggtgtaactgagtcaggtttgtaggtctccttgctcgcacatgctttttcagttctgcccacaaatattctataggattgatgtcagggctttgtgatggccactccaataccttgactttgttgtccttaagctattttgccacaactttggaagtatgcttggggtcattgtccatttggaagacacatttgcgactaagctttaacttcctgatgtcttgatgttgcttcaatatatcctcatgatgccatcaattttgtgaagtgcaccagtccctcctgcagcaaagcacccacacaacatgctGCAACCCCAGTTcttcacggttggggtggtgttcttcggcttgcaagcttccccctttttcttccaaacataacgatggtctttatggccaaacggttctatttttgtttcatcaggccagaggacatttctccaagtgcagttgcaaaccgtagtctggctttttttatggaggttttggagcagtggcttcttccttgctgagcggcctttcaggttatgtcgatataggacttgttttactgtggatatagatacttttgtaccggtttcctccatcttcacaaggtcttttgctgttgttctgggatagatttgcacttttcacaccaaaggtcgttcatctctaggaggcagaacgcgtctccttcctgagcggtataacagctgcgtggtgccatggtgtttatacttgggtacccttgtttgtacaggtgaacatggtaccttcagccatttggaaattgctcccaaggatgaaccagacttgtggaggtctacaattgtttgaGGTCTCGGCTGATTTTCCCATGctgtgtcgtggaaatttcctctatttaccaaatcatgggagcaaaccacacacacaagtcagagatAGTTATCAAAgtacatctttaattatatgagctctatcacaaccctgtgactctcggGTAATTCAGTGTCTCTCAGTGAATTCTCTGAGAGCCCCTTCTGCATTGCAATTGCGATCCTTTAATAGCAAAGAACACACATAGTCAGACAGCATAGACATAATaaatcgttcagctttgtctccttacTCAAACCCCaaaaccataaaccaatcctccataacaacaggcatatatcaaattgtcatttagatacaaccgattctaaatacaaccaatcctggacaagctcacggagaggagagtgaggctacAGGTTAAGATAAAAGGGAGCAtgagaatgattccagacactgccatcctccttttccccaatgggaaaagtagggagtgactggcacacacacagtggagcaaaagatatgtttacacatgacaCTTTGAACTCTCTGCagcccatgcaacttagtcttgacatagaacagataactgcaaccccgccacagtattatacataaataccattctgatgagaagtaacttacaaacatatgatgaatataaaacatcttacctatgttaccaacaaattctgattatttccacaaCAGCTGTCAAACAAAGAgcaactgagtttgaaggtaggccttgaaatacatccacaggtacacctccaattgactcaaattatgtcaattagcctatcaagcttctaaagccatgacataattttctggaattttccaagctgtttaaaggcacaagtcaatttagtgtatgtaaacttctgtgatACAGTGggtcagtgaaataatctgtaaatacctttttggaaaaataacttgagtcatgcacaaagtagacgtcctaaccgacttgccaaaactatagttaacaataatttttaatgactccaacctaagtgtatgtaaacttccgacttcaactgtacatgcgaCTTGTGTAAGCCCAGTGTGCCTCACTGTCAGTGACTTGGGGGATTTTGGACATAAAGCCTCCTGTAAGAGTGAGTTTTAATCAAGTCATGATGGAAATGTTTAAAGAGTGGGATTTTGTCTCAATGATATTGAAAAGTTTGACAGTCACCTTAAATTCAAAAAGTAATTGAGTAAAGCACTAATGATGCAATAACTTGCAAAGAAAAGCAATATGCTGGGATGAGGGAGAATGGGGAAATAACATTACAATTAACACTTAAAGTATAAGTCAACAAATATATTCATGTAAAGTAAGGTTTTATTAATTAATGTCTACTGAACAAAACTTTTAAAATCAAAAAACATCCACCACCTAATATGTCACACAGAGTAACAAAACCCAGTAAAATTGTTACATAAGACCGTTCTGTGAACTATACTAACCCCATGGTGAACAATGGGGGTCTTGTGCAACAGTGCTAAAAACCATTTACCTTTCCAGACCCTGGCAGCCAGTGCATTTAAAAATCTGGGGAAACATTTCAATATAGTGGCTTCCACTCATCTATTCTTATCTGATCTGATGGGTCAAAGCAAGACGAGTGGAAGAAGCAGGTTTAGACCATTGTGATGTAGCAGTGAACACACAGAACTGACACCACACCCTGGGTGGATTGCAATAGCGGCTCTCCTTCCCTTCAGCTGCAAAGATTTGAAAGCCATTGGCATCTACCACATTACTTTCACCTTTCTTCAGTTTTCCATTTcatggtaaaggagaggagacaagggaaGGAAGCCAATCAAGACTTGAGATGCAGCCGGTGTCCATCCCTTGAATAACCTGGTTAAACCAGAACCACAGGTAGCACCTCTTTCCCCTTTTCTCACAGCTCTTTTCTGCTGACTCAATGGCCCTATACAAGTACAGCCTTCTTTTCAAGTACTCAAACCAAACAGGCCCACTGAAACTGACTTGTGACAAACAGTTAATGGAGAGGGCACACTGCAGTACACAAGCCAAGCAATCCACAGGTTGTGTTTGCAAAAAGGAGTAAGCCTATACAACAACAATCTCAGTCGCTTCCATTTAAAAATCTGGGGTTTGTAAATTGGCCTGCTGGCTGTTTAGAAGCAGTAAGCTAACATGCTCTGCTGCCGCTGCTTCCTCCTTGACATGGAGGGGGAAACGTTGTGTTGTACACTAAAGATATGGTGGGCATGTTCAAACTATGCATTCCATGCCTCAAGtgcaatttcatgttattttttcAGGAGGGGTGTTAGGCTAACATGCAGCTATCATGTTGTACACAGAAAACATGATCGACATGTTCCTACAAACTTTGTCTGTAGTAACAGAACATCAAACACACGTACGATATACAGGCAGTCAAAATAGCAATTATTTTCTCATTGCAAACATTGGCTAGGTCTTTTTTCAGCAACTCTTGCTACGATATGGCAGCATAACTATGACAATTATATTCAAATataattaaaaatataaaactcaacatgtatagtgttggtcccatgcttcatgagatgaaataaatGATTCCAAAATATTTCCATTCGCACAAAAAAGCTTATTGCTCTcaaattgtgcacaaatttgtttatatccctgttagtgaacatttatcctttgccaagataatccatctgacaggtgtggcatataaagaagctgattaaacaacatgatcattacacaggtgcaccttgtgctggggacaataaaaggccactaaatgTGCAGTTGTAATCACAACACAttgccacagatgtgtcaagttgagtgagtgtgcaattgacatgctgactgcatgaatgtccaccagagcggttgccagaaaatgtaatgttaatttatttaccataagccgcctccaacgtaattttagagaattt contains the following coding sequences:
- the LOC135554512 gene encoding guanine nucleotide-binding protein G(I)/G(S)/G(O) subunit gamma-5-like, producing the protein MSNNSANSSNLVIAQKVVKQLRLEASVRRIKVSQAAADLKTFCLQNAHKDPLLMGVPSSDNPFRPPKSCALF
- the LOC135554514 gene encoding ATP-dependent Clp protease proteolytic subunit, mitochondrial-like, which encodes MLIRRVLQCGVTALKSRRTIHHSAQWRSPLVPIVVEQTGRGERAYDIYSRLLRERIICVMGPIDDSVASLVIAQLLFLQSESNNKPIHMYINSPGGVVTAGLAIYDTMQYILNPISTWCVGQAASMGSLLLASGTAGMRHSLPNARIMVHQPSGGARGQATDIAIQAEEIMKLKKQINQLYAKHTGQLLTHIDCVMERDRYMSPIEAQDFGIIDRVLVHPPQAGQDDPELVQKEPPTAICPSPASSTEQSPPGTNPPPHTNPNPDLRLPGSSPTPITSHPLSSNHLKALL